A single Candidatus Abyssobacteria bacterium SURF_5 DNA region contains:
- a CDS encoding CoA-binding protein, with amino-acid sequence MAKDIDFIMNPKAIAVVGATNRPGSVGLAVFSNILNAGYQGVLYPVHPTARSVYGVRAYPRLMDVPDEIDLAVIVVPAEVVPSVVEDAAQKKAKGLIVISAGFREIRGRGAELEAQLKRTIKEHGMRLIGPNCLGVINTNDDVRMNASFVRKMPKAGNIAFISQSGALCAAVLDFAEGEEIGFSKFVSFGNKADVNETDLLRYLKDDPHTDVILMYLEDITNGREFIETAQEITWGAHKPILAIKSGRSPEGVRAAASHTGSLAGSDLAYDAIFLQSGIQRVEGTEELFNCAIAFANQPVPKGNRIAVVTNAGGPGIMATDAAIRHGLALASFTEETRKKLKKHLPKTASIENPVDIIGDATHERYEDAIRDILKDEGVDGAIVILTPQAMSDIMETARIVPRVGQGIDKPLLCSFMGVVDVSEGVRYLEKNGIPNYAFPEEAVRAMSSMERFGNRLRLEKRGVRRVAADFEAASELIRDKLGERDQYLMPENEANEILQCYGFPVLKSVLIEEESEVESAAKEIGLPVAMKICSPDIVHKFDAGGVRLKIKTVDEALRAFREIITNARKHNPSATIKGILVERMAPGGVEVILGASRDPKFGPICMFGLGGTFVETIKDVTFRVAPMWEITAERMISSIKAYGVLKGIRGNPPSDIDAIKDCILRLSQLVTDHPEIVELDINPLIVYPEGRGCVVADSRILLSRVQRIPANPSRELVARTMAAKA; translated from the coding sequence ATGGCTAAAGACATCGATTTCATTATGAACCCGAAGGCGATCGCAGTAGTCGGAGCGACAAATCGTCCGGGAAGCGTGGGGTTAGCCGTTTTCTCGAATATCCTTAACGCGGGATATCAGGGGGTGCTCTATCCCGTTCATCCTACGGCCAGATCCGTGTACGGGGTAAGAGCTTATCCGCGTCTCATGGATGTCCCCGATGAAATCGATTTGGCCGTCATTGTCGTGCCTGCAGAGGTTGTTCCCTCCGTTGTCGAAGACGCTGCGCAGAAAAAAGCGAAAGGACTCATTGTCATTAGCGCTGGTTTCAGAGAAATCAGGGGTCGCGGCGCCGAACTGGAGGCTCAGCTGAAGAGAACAATCAAGGAGCACGGGATGCGACTGATCGGCCCCAACTGCCTCGGCGTCATTAACACGAACGACGACGTCCGGATGAATGCCAGTTTTGTCCGCAAGATGCCGAAAGCAGGAAATATAGCTTTCATATCACAGTCAGGCGCACTCTGCGCGGCTGTGCTCGATTTTGCCGAGGGCGAGGAAATCGGATTCTCCAAGTTTGTCAGTTTTGGCAATAAGGCCGATGTGAATGAAACCGACCTCCTCCGCTATCTCAAGGACGACCCCCACACCGATGTGATTCTGATGTATTTGGAAGACATCACCAACGGCCGCGAATTCATCGAAACGGCCCAGGAAATCACATGGGGAGCGCACAAACCCATTCTTGCAATCAAGTCCGGACGCTCGCCGGAGGGTGTCCGCGCGGCCGCTTCCCATACGGGTTCGCTGGCCGGGTCCGATCTGGCCTACGATGCCATATTTCTTCAGTCCGGCATTCAGCGGGTTGAAGGAACCGAAGAGCTGTTCAACTGCGCCATCGCCTTCGCCAATCAACCGGTGCCGAAGGGAAATCGAATCGCCGTAGTCACCAATGCCGGCGGACCGGGCATTATGGCCACAGACGCGGCAATTCGTCATGGGCTGGCGCTCGCCTCGTTCACGGAAGAAACGCGAAAGAAACTCAAGAAGCATTTGCCGAAAACCGCAAGCATAGAGAATCCCGTGGACATAATCGGGGATGCCACACACGAGCGGTATGAAGATGCCATCCGGGATATCCTCAAGGACGAAGGAGTAGACGGGGCAATTGTAATCCTCACACCGCAGGCCATGTCCGACATTATGGAAACAGCGCGAATCGTGCCGCGAGTGGGGCAAGGGATTGACAAACCGCTTCTGTGCTCATTCATGGGGGTCGTCGATGTCTCGGAGGGAGTGAGATACCTGGAAAAGAATGGAATACCCAATTACGCCTTTCCCGAGGAAGCCGTGAGGGCAATGTCCTCGATGGAGCGTTTTGGAAATCGCCTCAGACTCGAGAAAAGGGGAGTCCGCCGCGTGGCTGCAGACTTTGAAGCGGCCTCAGAATTGATCAGAGATAAACTCGGCGAGAGGGATCAGTATCTGATGCCGGAGAATGAGGCAAATGAGATTCTTCAGTGCTACGGATTTCCGGTTCTCAAGAGTGTCCTCATCGAAGAGGAATCGGAGGTCGAAAGTGCAGCAAAGGAGATCGGCCTGCCGGTTGCCATGAAAATCTGTTCCCCCGATATCGTTCACAAGTTCGACGCGGGTGGAGTTCGCCTGAAAATCAAGACCGTGGATGAGGCGCTGCGGGCCTTCCGGGAAATAATTACAAATGCCAGGAAACATAATCCCTCGGCGACAATCAAAGGAATCCTCGTCGAAAGAATGGCGCCGGGAGGCGTAGAGGTTATCCTGGGCGCCAGTAGGGACCCCAAATTCGGACCCATTTGCATGTTTGGTCTGGGCGGCACTTTTGTTGAAACGATAAAGGATGTTACATTTCGCGTGGCCCCCATGTGGGAAATTACCGCAGAGAGGATGATAAGTTCAATCAAAGCTTACGGCGTTCTCAAGGGGATTCGCGGCAATCCGCCGTCGGACATCGATGCCATAAAGGATTGTATCCTCCGGCTGTCCCAGTTAGTTACCGATCACCCGGAAATCGTCGAACTGGATATCAATCCCCTGATCGTCTATCCC
- a CDS encoding response regulator has translation MFVPGAQADGSRGFQNGGSSMGQSKPITVLIVDDEDRFRITTTASLKKRGFEVIAASSGDEAVEHVRQHRVDVVVIDIKMPGMDGHETLRRIKKLTPEVEAIILTGYGSLDSALEGWREGVFAFLTKPSSIDFLAQRIREAFDKKNGTSIRECRVKDFMEPLSAFIRTIHEDQSVAEAVEAMRRFFASTINATKRRETLLRSLLVTDRRNKIVGVIGLFDLLRGLQPPCLRLSDDRSSTADSIYLEPSVCLGSFVMMVREMASRKVRDLMPERTPTIAADADLIEAANRLLSLRVQSLLVMDKGEPVGVLRDSDLFFAMADTMRKRPADVMSH, from the coding sequence ATGTTTGTTCCCGGCGCGCAGGCCGACGGGTCGCGGGGATTCCAGAATGGGGGATCGAGCATGGGACAGAGCAAGCCAATCACAGTCTTAATCGTCGATGATGAGGATCGCTTCCGAATCACCACAACAGCCTCTCTCAAGAAGCGCGGCTTCGAAGTTATCGCTGCATCAAGCGGAGACGAGGCGGTAGAGCACGTAAGACAGCACCGGGTCGACGTAGTGGTCATCGACATAAAGATGCCGGGAATGGATGGACACGAAACGCTTCGCAGGATAAAGAAGCTTACCCCCGAGGTCGAGGCTATTATACTTACTGGATACGGATCGCTTGACTCCGCACTCGAGGGATGGCGTGAGGGGGTGTTTGCGTTTCTGACCAAGCCTTCCAGCATTGACTTTCTTGCACAAAGAATCCGCGAAGCCTTTGATAAGAAGAACGGGACATCCATCCGGGAATGTCGGGTAAAAGATTTTATGGAGCCGCTATCAGCATTCATTCGAACCATCCATGAGGATCAATCCGTGGCCGAGGCAGTCGAGGCGATGCGCCGTTTCTTTGCAAGTACAATAAACGCGACGAAGCGCAGGGAAACCTTGCTCCGTTCCCTGCTGGTCACGGATAGACGCAACAAGATCGTCGGCGTTATCGGACTTTTCGATCTCCTGCGCGGATTGCAGCCTCCTTGCCTGCGGTTATCCGATGACCGCTCGAGCACTGCCGATTCGATATATCTTGAGCCTTCCGTCTGCCTGGGCAGTTTCGTCATGATGGTTCGCGAGATGGCGTCACGAAAAGTCCGCGACCTGATGCCGGAACGGACTCCGACTATCGCCGCGGACGCAGACCTCATAGAAGCTGCGAACAGGCTTTTGTCTCTCAGGGTTCAAAGTCTGTTGGTTATGGACAAAGGGGAGCCCGTTGGAGTGCTTCGCGACAGCGACCTTTTCTTTGCGATGGCGGACACCATGAGGAAGCGTCCCGCTGATGTCATGTCTCATTGA